A stretch of Acidovorax sp. RAC01 DNA encodes these proteins:
- a CDS encoding HDOD domain-containing protein gives MELNALLAHPAALPSLPRAVALLMSELAHPEPSLRRLNQFFGTDPALAARLLELANSPAFQMPRQIAGIPEALALLGTAQLRTLVSTATLGGSSRSVPGVNMQQFWRYSLNTAKLARSLAGLVRQNQIAAYSAGLLHAVGELALHLADPERTLAVNTLVAPLDLRRAKIEQRLLGYCYADVTAGLARRWQLPEVVVDALQHHNAPFESNAYEPLGGVIHLAAWRARAREAELGEKELAVSFPGEVGLTLGLDIDMVLQQDPIDWTARPDGDDYVV, from the coding sequence ATGGAGTTGAACGCACTGCTGGCACACCCCGCGGCCCTGCCCAGCCTGCCGCGCGCTGTGGCGCTGCTGATGAGCGAGCTGGCCCACCCGGAGCCCAGCCTGCGTCGCCTCAATCAGTTCTTTGGTACCGATCCGGCCCTGGCAGCGCGCCTGCTGGAGCTGGCCAATTCCCCCGCGTTCCAGATGCCGCGCCAGATCGCCGGCATTCCCGAAGCCCTGGCCCTGCTGGGCACAGCGCAGTTGCGTACGCTGGTGTCCACCGCCACGCTGGGCGGATCCTCGCGGTCTGTGCCCGGGGTGAACATGCAGCAGTTCTGGCGCTACAGCCTGAACACGGCCAAACTGGCGCGTTCGCTCGCCGGACTTGTGCGCCAGAACCAGATCGCCGCGTATTCCGCAGGCCTGCTGCATGCCGTGGGCGAGCTGGCCCTGCATCTGGCCGACCCCGAACGCACGCTGGCCGTCAACACGCTGGTGGCACCGCTGGACCTGCGCCGCGCCAAGATCGAGCAGCGTCTGCTGGGGTACTGCTACGCCGACGTGACGGCAGGCCTGGCCCGGCGCTGGCAGCTGCCCGAGGTGGTGGTCGATGCGCTGCAGCACCATAACGCGCCGTTTGAAAGCAACGCCTATGAGCCGCTGGGCGGGGTGATTCACCTGGCCGCCTGGCGCGCCCGCGCCCGCGAGGCGGAACTGGGCGAAAAGGAGCTGGCGGTGTCCTTTCCGGGCGAGGTGGGTCTGACGCTGGGGCTCGACATCGACATGGTGCTGCAGCAGGACCCCATCGACTGGACCGCGCGGCCGGACGGCGACGACTACGTGGTCTGA
- a CDS encoding patatin-like phospholipase family protein — MKALRIHAGPRARQHIAEHGLQPSDVGVIPAAAGGPKGLILGPLDRYIFGQWLPQSAQPVHLVGASIGAWRMATACLDGAVAAFERLEHDYIHQEYDIPPGQKRPSAAHVSERFGHNLQAFYGGRVKEVLAHPRFRLHIVTSRGRHLLRREHGLATPLGYLGAFVANTLHRKAMGAWLERVVFSSPSLPGEAPGCAALPFATTDYRTRQVGLDADNFMPALQASCSIPFVLQAVHDIPGAPRGAYWDGGITDYHMHLAYRTAHGMDNATKKIAENQVRASDGGQKDLENTAAAPRPAPGGLVLYPHFQHRVVPGWLDKGLKWRHKATPALDSMVVLSPDPEWVRSLPNAKLPDRNDFTHYGTDSAARAQAWLTATRASQQLVDEWAQWLDKPDITAVQTL, encoded by the coding sequence ATGAAAGCACTGCGCATCCATGCGGGCCCGCGCGCCCGCCAGCACATCGCCGAACACGGGCTGCAGCCCTCTGACGTGGGCGTGATCCCGGCGGCAGCCGGGGGCCCGAAGGGGCTCATCCTGGGCCCGCTGGACCGGTACATCTTTGGCCAGTGGCTGCCGCAATCGGCCCAGCCCGTGCATCTGGTGGGCGCCTCCATCGGGGCCTGGCGCATGGCCACGGCGTGCCTGGATGGCGCGGTGGCCGCCTTCGAGCGGCTGGAGCACGACTACATCCACCAGGAATACGACATCCCGCCGGGGCAGAAGCGGCCGTCTGCGGCGCATGTGAGCGAGCGGTTTGGCCACAACCTGCAGGCGTTCTACGGCGGCCGGGTGAAAGAGGTGCTGGCCCATCCACGCTTTCGGCTGCACATCGTCACGTCGCGGGGGCGGCACCTGCTGCGGCGCGAGCACGGGCTGGCCACGCCGCTGGGCTACCTGGGCGCCTTCGTGGCCAACACCCTGCACCGCAAGGCCATGGGCGCCTGGCTGGAGCGCGTGGTGTTCTCATCGCCCAGCCTGCCTGGCGAGGCCCCCGGCTGCGCAGCCCTGCCGTTTGCCACCACCGACTACCGCACCCGGCAGGTGGGCCTGGATGCCGACAACTTCATGCCAGCCCTGCAGGCGAGCTGTTCCATTCCGTTCGTGCTGCAGGCCGTGCACGACATTCCGGGCGCACCGCGCGGCGCGTACTGGGACGGCGGCATCACGGACTACCACATGCATCTGGCGTACCGCACGGCCCATGGGATGGATAACGCTACTAAAAAAATAGCTGAAAATCAAGTACGGGCAAGCGATGGCGGCCAAAAAGACCTTGAAAACACCGCTGCGGCGCCCCGGCCGGCCCCGGGCGGACTGGTGCTGTACCCGCACTTCCAGCACCGCGTGGTGCCGGGCTGGCTCGACAAGGGCCTGAAGTGGCGGCACAAGGCTACGCCCGCGCTCGACAGCATGGTGGTGCTGTCACCCGACCCCGAGTGGGTGCGCAGCCTGCCCAATGCCAAGCTGCCCGACCGCAACGACTTCACGCACTACGGAACCGACAGCGCGGCCCGGGCCCAGGCGTGGCTGACGGCCACGCGCGCCAGCCAGCAACTGGTGGACGAGTGGGCGCAGTGGCTGGACAAGCCCGATATCACTGCCGTGCAGACGCTGTAG
- a CDS encoding bifunctional diguanylate cyclase/phosphodiesterase, translating to MIILLVSGVRYHFLIGTEAAEAVRAADVEVRRVGDALLPLLAALPEGNAQAAADVLEQGAAGLGEAWASLRWQAGEAEPVVLTQPAVAAAAPQWFLQWLTITPPIKQFGRAIGNGRAGRLTITLQSEPLVAKVWRAVEVQMRISALNIFTILFLLTLLLRANMRTLRRLADATSGFRNGHLGTRMEVSGTLESRAMAEAFNDMAGKVQSLVLSLHDTQRQQSEQLHFNRQLIDALPMPVLVRDAHGNQIETNRAWQSVRLAAADIPGEAAHPWQAGSPPRTVAAPLQSLSAQLAVAQNNEIRIRLADGSEKDMAYYEAPFTTTSGAAAGTIGTLVDVTERNRALQALRAEKERAEVTLASIGDGVITTDPTGHVDSINEAAQLLTGFTARQALGRHIDDVFQLGNEPVSLSVGTADGHDTVTGALQLPAPDVLLHRSGERYAVEYTASAIRPADGKPTGCVLVFRDVTETRDLRHQISWHARHDALTGVYNRNALAERLTHAIFVARQKGNLLAVCMLDLDYFQAVNDSHGNRVGDRLLKETAKRLSGFASGPSETVARMGGDEFVLLLGDQPDVASIEARIATLLEQLATPYAIDDRTLRTTVSIGAAVFPHDDTNPDTLLRHADQAMCRAKSLGRNQVHFFDVQQDHAVQTQHTRQTRIAQALLHGELVLYYQPKVNLRTGEMLGVEALLRWQHPDQGLLGPQHVLPLIEGTELMVELGEWVIREALRQMRVWTQAGARWEVSVNIAASHFHRSNFVERLKEFLLAAPEIDPRRLELEILESAALEDVEEMRCVMRDCQELGVRFALDDFGTGFSSLSYLKRLQAETIKIDQSFVRGLLQGGDDATLISAIVGLAAAFRRHVLAEGVETSEQAARLLELGCDRAQGFGIARPMPAQDVMAWAQAYVRP from the coding sequence GTGATCATCCTGCTGGTCAGTGGCGTGCGTTACCACTTTTTGATCGGCACAGAAGCAGCCGAGGCCGTTCGGGCCGCTGACGTCGAAGTGCGCCGCGTGGGCGATGCGCTGCTTCCCCTGCTGGCCGCCCTGCCTGAGGGCAATGCCCAGGCTGCCGCCGACGTGCTGGAGCAAGGCGCAGCGGGCCTGGGTGAGGCCTGGGCAAGCCTGCGCTGGCAGGCGGGCGAAGCCGAGCCGGTGGTCCTCACGCAGCCAGCCGTCGCCGCCGCTGCGCCGCAATGGTTTCTCCAGTGGTTAACGATCACCCCGCCGATCAAGCAGTTCGGTCGTGCCATAGGCAACGGGCGTGCCGGGCGACTGACCATCACCCTGCAGTCTGAGCCGCTGGTGGCCAAGGTCTGGAGGGCTGTGGAAGTACAGATGCGCATCTCTGCGCTCAACATCTTCACCATCCTGTTCCTGCTCACACTGCTGTTGCGCGCCAACATGCGTACGCTGCGCAGGCTGGCAGATGCCACCAGCGGCTTTCGCAACGGCCACCTTGGCACGCGGATGGAAGTCAGTGGCACGCTCGAGTCCCGGGCCATGGCCGAAGCCTTCAATGACATGGCTGGCAAGGTGCAGTCGCTCGTACTGTCCCTGCACGACACCCAGCGCCAGCAAAGCGAGCAATTGCACTTCAACCGCCAACTCATCGACGCGCTTCCAATGCCGGTACTGGTGCGCGATGCCCATGGAAACCAGATCGAGACAAACCGCGCCTGGCAAAGCGTACGGCTCGCCGCCGCGGACATCCCCGGCGAAGCAGCCCATCCGTGGCAGGCTGGCAGCCCCCCACGAACCGTCGCAGCCCCCCTGCAGTCACTGTCCGCACAGCTGGCGGTAGCGCAGAACAACGAGATTCGAATCCGGCTGGCCGATGGCTCCGAAAAGGACATGGCCTACTACGAAGCCCCGTTCACCACCACCAGCGGGGCCGCTGCGGGCACCATTGGCACCCTCGTGGATGTCACCGAGCGCAATCGCGCGCTGCAGGCACTCCGTGCGGAAAAGGAGCGGGCCGAAGTCACGCTGGCCTCCATTGGTGACGGCGTGATCACCACCGATCCCACCGGACACGTGGACTCGATCAACGAAGCCGCGCAGCTGCTGACCGGCTTCACAGCCCGGCAGGCGCTGGGCCGCCACATCGACGACGTGTTTCAGCTCGGAAATGAACCGGTCAGCCTCAGCGTGGGCACAGCGGACGGACATGACACGGTCACCGGGGCACTGCAGCTGCCCGCGCCGGACGTCTTGCTGCACCGCTCGGGCGAGCGCTACGCCGTCGAATACACCGCGTCGGCCATCCGCCCGGCCGACGGCAAACCGACCGGTTGCGTGCTGGTCTTCCGCGACGTCACCGAAACGCGCGATCTGCGCCACCAGATCTCCTGGCATGCGCGCCACGACGCTCTGACCGGTGTGTACAACCGCAATGCACTGGCCGAACGCCTGACCCACGCCATCTTTGTCGCGCGGCAAAAAGGGAACCTGCTTGCCGTGTGCATGCTCGACCTCGACTACTTCCAGGCAGTGAATGACTCCCACGGCAACCGGGTAGGTGACCGGCTCCTCAAGGAAACCGCCAAGCGCCTGTCGGGCTTTGCCAGCGGCCCGTCGGAAACCGTGGCGCGCATGGGCGGGGACGAGTTCGTCCTGCTGCTGGGCGACCAGCCAGACGTGGCCTCCATCGAGGCGCGCATTGCCACCTTGCTCGAACAGCTGGCGACGCCCTACGCCATCGACGACCGCACGCTGCGCACCACAGTGAGCATTGGCGCGGCGGTGTTCCCCCACGATGACACGAACCCCGACACCCTCTTGCGCCATGCCGACCAGGCCATGTGCCGGGCCAAGAGCCTGGGCCGCAACCAGGTGCATTTCTTTGATGTGCAGCAGGACCATGCGGTGCAGACGCAGCACACACGACAGACACGCATCGCGCAGGCCCTGCTGCACGGCGAGCTCGTGCTGTACTACCAGCCCAAGGTGAACCTGCGCACGGGCGAGATGCTGGGCGTGGAGGCACTGTTGCGGTGGCAGCACCCGGACCAGGGTTTGCTGGGCCCGCAGCACGTGCTGCCGTTGATCGAGGGCACCGAGCTCATGGTCGAGCTGGGCGAATGGGTGATCCGCGAGGCGCTGCGGCAGATGCGCGTGTGGACGCAGGCGGGCGCGCGGTGGGAGGTCAGTGTCAACATCGCAGCTTCGCATTTCCACCGGTCCAACTTCGTGGAGCGCCTCAAGGAATTCCTGCTGGCCGCGCCCGAGATCGATCCGCGCCGGCTGGAGCTGGAGATTCTCGAGTCGGCCGCACTGGAAGACGTCGAGGAAATGCGCTGCGTGATGCGCGACTGCCAGGAACTGGGGGTGCGATTTGCCCTGGACGACTTCGGAACCGGCTTCTCATCGCTCTCGTACCTCAAGCGCCTGCAGGCAGAGACAATCAAGATCGATCAGTCATTCGTGCGCGGCCTGCTGCAAGGCGGGGACGACGCCACGCTGATCAGCGCCATCGTGGGCTTGGCCGCTGCATTCAGGCGCCATGTTCTGGCCGAAGGCGTGGAGACCTCTGAGCAGGCAGCGCGCCTGCTGGAGCTGGGGTGTGATCGCGCACAGGGTTTTGGCATCGCGCGACCCATGCCAGCCCAGGACGTGATGGCCTGGGCACAGGCCTACGTCAGGCCCTAG
- a CDS encoding iron-containing alcohol dehydrogenase: protein MAFIYYVTQIQFEFGAVALLKQECERVGITRPLVVTDAGVRAAGVLQKALDALAGLPVAVFDETPSNPTEAAVRAAVALYKAQGCDGLIAVGGGSAIDCAKGIAIAATHEGPLTHYATIEGGSPRITERAAPLIAVPTTSGTGSEVARGAIIIVDDHRKLGFHSWHLVPKAAICDPELTLGLPPMLTAATGMDAIAHCMETFMSAAFNPPADGIALDGLTRGWAHIERATRDGSDRDARLHMMSASMQGAMAFQKGLGAVHSLSHSLGGVNPRLHHGTLNAMFLPAVVRFNATAESVQKDQRLQRMAHAMGLASATDIPDAIRDMSARLGLPSGLAAMGVTAGMFDDIIKGAMADHCHKTNPRVATTDEYREMLAQSM from the coding sequence ATGGCCTTCATCTACTACGTCACCCAGATCCAGTTTGAATTTGGCGCTGTTGCGCTGCTGAAGCAGGAGTGCGAACGCGTCGGTATCACCCGGCCGCTGGTCGTGACCGATGCCGGGGTGCGCGCGGCCGGGGTGCTGCAAAAGGCGCTGGATGCACTGGCCGGGCTGCCCGTGGCCGTGTTCGACGAGACCCCCTCGAACCCCACCGAGGCCGCCGTGCGCGCTGCCGTGGCCCTGTACAAGGCCCAGGGTTGCGACGGGCTGATTGCGGTGGGTGGCGGCTCGGCCATCGACTGCGCCAAGGGCATTGCGATTGCGGCCACACACGAAGGCCCGCTCACACACTACGCCACCATTGAAGGCGGCTCGCCCCGCATCACCGAACGCGCGGCGCCGCTGATTGCCGTGCCCACCACCAGCGGCACCGGCAGCGAGGTGGCGCGCGGTGCCATCATCATCGTGGACGACCACCGCAAGCTGGGCTTTCACTCCTGGCACCTGGTGCCCAAGGCCGCGATTTGCGACCCGGAACTCACCCTGGGCCTGCCGCCCATGCTGACGGCCGCCACAGGCATGGACGCCATTGCGCACTGCATGGAAACCTTCATGTCCGCCGCGTTCAACCCGCCGGCCGACGGGATTGCGCTGGATGGCCTCACCCGCGGCTGGGCGCACATCGAGCGCGCCACACGCGACGGCAGCGACCGCGACGCCCGCCTGCACATGATGAGTGCCAGCATGCAGGGCGCCATGGCGTTCCAGAAAGGGCTTGGTGCGGTGCACTCGCTCAGCCACAGCCTGGGTGGCGTCAACCCGCGCCTGCACCACGGCACGCTCAACGCGATGTTCCTGCCGGCGGTGGTGCGCTTCAACGCCACGGCGGAGTCGGTGCAAAAGGACCAGCGCCTGCAGCGCATGGCCCACGCCATGGGCCTGGCGTCTGCCACCGACATCCCCGACGCCATCCGCGACATGAGCGCCCGCCTGGGCCTGCCCTCCGGGCTGGCGGCCATGGGCGTCACTGCCGGCATGTTTGACGACATCATCAAGGGCGCCATGGCCGACCATTGCCACAAGACCAATCCGCGCGTGGCCACGACCGACGAATACCGCGAGATGCTCGCCCAGTCGATGTAG
- a CDS encoding alpha/beta hydrolase, with translation MTPLNLHRTRLTPQMHSVLDRMARAGHPPLHTRSPADARVAYEAGSGVLEVPKAALARVEDFTIPARDGHALPARLYAPSTVAGLPVLLYLHGGGFTIGSIATHDILCRELSRLAGCMVVSLDYRLAPEHRFPTASDDAWDALAWLAAHAAQIGADPARLAVGGDSAGGTLAAVNAILARDAGLPLALQLLIYPGCAAHQDTPSHALYAQGLVLEEPAISWFFGNYVHTRAEREDWRFAPLLAPDVDGVAPAWIGLAECDPLVDEGVDYADKLRLAGVPVDLEIYRGVTHEFIKMGRAIPEARQAHADAARALRNAFRLE, from the coding sequence ATGACCCCTTTGAATCTGCACCGTACCCGGCTGACGCCACAAATGCACAGCGTGCTCGACCGCATGGCGCGTGCCGGGCACCCGCCGCTGCACACCCGCTCGCCCGCCGACGCCCGCGTGGCCTATGAAGCCGGCTCGGGCGTGCTGGAGGTGCCCAAGGCAGCGCTCGCCCGCGTGGAAGACTTCACCATCCCCGCCCGTGACGGCCACGCGCTGCCCGCACGGCTGTATGCGCCATCGACCGTTGCAGGCCTGCCCGTACTGCTGTATCTGCACGGCGGCGGTTTCACCATCGGCTCCATTGCCACGCACGACATCCTGTGCCGTGAACTGTCCAGGCTGGCAGGCTGCATGGTGGTTTCGCTCGATTACCGGCTGGCGCCCGAGCACCGGTTTCCTACCGCCAGCGATGACGCCTGGGATGCGCTGGCCTGGCTGGCCGCGCATGCGGCACAGATTGGCGCAGACCCCGCGCGCCTGGCCGTGGGGGGTGACAGCGCAGGCGGCACGCTGGCCGCCGTCAACGCCATCCTGGCGCGCGATGCAGGCCTGCCGCTGGCGCTACAGCTGCTGATCTACCCCGGCTGCGCGGCCCACCAGGACACCCCGTCGCACGCCCTGTATGCGCAAGGGCTGGTGCTGGAGGAACCCGCCATCAGCTGGTTCTTTGGCAACTACGTGCACACCCGCGCCGAGCGCGAAGACTGGCGCTTTGCGCCGCTGCTGGCGCCGGATGTGGATGGCGTGGCGCCCGCCTGGATCGGCCTGGCCGAGTGCGATCCGCTGGTGGACGAAGGCGTGGACTACGCCGACAAGCTGCGGCTGGCGGGCGTGCCGGTCGACCTGGAGATCTATCGCGGCGTGACGCACGAATTCATCAAGATGGGCCGCGCCATCCCCGAAGCGCGGCAGGCCCATGCCGACGCGGCCCGCGCGCTGCGCAATGCTTTCCGACTGGAGTGA
- a CDS encoding YbgC/FadM family acyl-CoA thioesterase — protein MQRSDFRCFHRLRVRWAEVDMQKIVFNGHYLMYIDTAMSDYWRALALPYEASMHALGGEMYVKKATVEYHASARLDDTLDVGLRCARVGNSSCLFQAGIFTGDRLLVAGELVYVFADPATQTSRPVPPALRAIFDSFEAGAEMAEVRTGDWNALGRDAARLRTAVFVQEQGIPAEIEADAMDATARHAVVYNRLGMPVATGRLLQAAPGVGRIGRMAVDRSVRGSQWGRRLLDALVDAARARGDREVQLHAQRSAEGFYRRAGFAVSGEPWKEAGIDHIAMHRSLQG, from the coding sequence ATGCAACGTTCCGACTTCCGCTGCTTTCACCGCCTGCGCGTGCGCTGGGCCGAGGTGGACATGCAAAAGATCGTCTTCAACGGCCACTACCTGATGTACATCGACACGGCCATGTCGGACTACTGGCGTGCGCTGGCGCTGCCGTACGAGGCCAGCATGCACGCGCTGGGTGGCGAGATGTACGTGAAGAAGGCCACGGTGGAATACCACGCATCGGCCCGGCTGGATGACACGCTGGATGTGGGATTGCGCTGCGCCCGTGTGGGCAACTCGTCGTGCCTCTTCCAGGCGGGCATCTTCACGGGCGACCGCTTGCTGGTCGCCGGCGAGCTGGTCTACGTGTTTGCCGACCCGGCCACGCAGACATCACGCCCCGTGCCACCCGCGCTGCGAGCCATCTTCGACAGTTTTGAGGCCGGCGCCGAGATGGCCGAGGTGCGCACCGGCGACTGGAATGCGCTGGGGCGCGATGCGGCGCGCCTGCGCACGGCCGTGTTCGTGCAGGAGCAGGGCATCCCTGCCGAGATCGAGGCCGATGCGATGGATGCCACCGCCCGCCACGCCGTGGTCTACAACCGCCTGGGCATGCCCGTGGCCACGGGCCGCCTGCTGCAGGCCGCCCCCGGCGTGGGCCGCATTGGCCGCATGGCCGTGGATCGGTCGGTGCGCGGCTCGCAATGGGGCCGCCGGCTGCTTGATGCGCTGGTGGACGCCGCCCGTGCCCGCGGCGACCGCGAGGTGCAGCTGCACGCCCAGCGCAGCGCCGAGGGCTTTTACCGCCGGGCCGGTTTTGCGGTGTCGGGCGAGCCGTGGAAGGAAGCGGGCATCGACCACATCGCGATGCACCGGTCGCTGCAGGGGTGA
- the ygfZ gene encoding CAF17-like 4Fe-4S cluster assembly/insertion protein YgfZ: MTYSLNGVAPLSHLGVIRAEGEDAAKFLHGQLTQDFALLGMNEARLAAFLSAKGRMQATFIGFKRSATEVLLLCSADVLPATLKRLSMFVLRSKVKLTDATAEYALYGLAGDTAGLADLSTTPWSKADEGTASVVRLYPADGQPRALWAGPAGATAPAGADLDPAVWLWSEVRSGIATLTTPLFEAFVPQMLNYESVGGVNFKKGCYPGQEVVARSQFRGTLKRRAYLAHAAAGSVAVGAEVFSASDLEQPCGTVVQVADAPQGGVDLIVSMQISAADGPLQVGAPEGVPLTLLPLPYPLLDDI; the protein is encoded by the coding sequence ATGACTTACTCCCTGAACGGCGTTGCCCCTTTGTCCCACCTTGGTGTCATTCGCGCTGAAGGCGAAGACGCCGCCAAGTTCCTCCACGGCCAGCTCACGCAGGACTTCGCCCTGCTGGGCATGAACGAAGCCCGCCTGGCCGCGTTTCTTTCGGCCAAAGGACGCATGCAGGCGACCTTCATCGGCTTCAAGCGCAGCGCCACCGAGGTGCTGCTGCTGTGCAGCGCCGACGTGTTGCCCGCCACGCTCAAGCGGCTGTCGATGTTTGTGCTGCGCTCCAAGGTCAAGCTGACCGATGCCACGGCCGAGTACGCGCTGTACGGCCTGGCGGGCGATACCGCGGGCCTTGCTGATCTCTCCACCACGCCATGGTCCAAGGCCGACGAAGGCACTGCCAGCGTGGTCCGCCTGTACCCGGCCGACGGCCAGCCCCGGGCGCTGTGGGCAGGGCCCGCGGGCGCCACGGCTCCGGCAGGCGCCGATCTGGACCCCGCCGTGTGGTTATGGAGCGAGGTGCGCAGCGGCATCGCCACGCTGACCACACCGCTGTTCGAGGCGTTTGTGCCGCAGATGCTCAACTACGAATCAGTGGGCGGCGTGAATTTCAAGAAGGGGTGCTACCCCGGCCAGGAGGTGGTGGCGCGCAGCCAGTTCCGCGGCACGCTCAAGCGGCGGGCGTACCTGGCCCACGCGGCGGCTGGCAGCGTGGCGGTAGGGGCCGAAGTGTTTTCAGCCAGCGACTTGGAACAGCCTTGCGGCACCGTGGTGCAGGTGGCCGATGCGCCCCAAGGCGGCGTGGACCTCATCGTCTCGATGCAGATCAGCGCTGCCGACGGCCCCTTGCAGGTGGGCGCGCCCGAAGGCGTGCCGCTCACGCTGCTTCCCCTGCCCTACCCGCTGCTGGACGACATCTGA
- the mltG gene encoding endolytic transglycosylase MltG — translation MALVLIGTGGAAFWWLHQPIVGGDAPLELAIEPGTTPRGVARDAVAAGARADARLLYAWFRVSGQDRAIKAGNYELPPGTTPRDLLQKLVRGEESLRALTLVEGWNWRQVRQALAREDQLKPDSAGLTDEALMAQLGRPGVRPEGRFFPDTYTYAKGSSDIAVLRRALHAMDRKLEAVWAQRAADTPLKSADEALILASIVEKETGRASDRATIAGVFTNRLRIGMMLQTDPTVIYGLGERFDGNLRRRDLLADTPWNTYTRTGLPPTPIAMPGKASLLAAVQPAQTRALYFVAKGDGASHFSESLEEHNRAVNRYQRGQQ, via the coding sequence ATGGCTTTGGTCCTGATCGGGACGGGCGGCGCCGCGTTCTGGTGGCTGCACCAGCCGATTGTGGGCGGCGACGCCCCGCTGGAGCTGGCCATCGAGCCCGGCACCACGCCCCGCGGCGTGGCCCGCGACGCAGTGGCCGCCGGAGCCCGTGCAGACGCACGTCTGCTGTATGCCTGGTTCCGCGTTTCGGGCCAGGACCGCGCCATCAAGGCCGGCAACTACGAGCTGCCCCCCGGCACCACGCCGCGGGACCTGCTGCAAAAGCTGGTGCGCGGCGAAGAATCCCTGCGCGCCCTGACCCTGGTGGAGGGCTGGAACTGGCGCCAGGTGCGCCAGGCGCTGGCCAGGGAAGACCAGCTCAAGCCCGACTCTGCCGGCCTGACGGATGAGGCGCTGATGGCCCAGCTCGGCCGCCCGGGCGTTCGGCCCGAAGGGCGGTTTTTCCCGGACACCTACACCTACGCCAAGGGCTCCAGCGATATTGCCGTGCTGCGGCGGGCCCTGCACGCCATGGACCGCAAGCTCGAAGCAGTGTGGGCCCAGCGCGCGGCCGATACGCCGCTCAAATCGGCCGACGAGGCGCTCATCCTGGCCAGCATTGTCGAAAAGGAAACCGGCCGCGCCAGCGACCGCGCCACCATCGCCGGTGTGTTCACCAACCGGCTGCGCATCGGCATGATGCTGCAGACCGACCCCACCGTGATCTACGGCCTGGGCGAGCGGTTTGACGGCAACCTGCGCCGCCGCGACCTGCTGGCCGACACCCCCTGGAACACCTACACGCGCACCGGCCTGCCGCCCACGCCGATTGCCATGCCGGGCAAGGCATCGCTGCTGGCGGCCGTGCAACCGGCGCAGACGCGGGCCCTGTACTTTGTGGCCAAGGGCGATGGGGCCAGCCATTTCAGCGAATCGCTGGAGGAGCACAACCGCGCGGTCAACCGGTACCAGCGCGGCCAGCAGTAA
- the tmk gene encoding dTMP kinase — MSRPGLFITFEGIDGAGKSSHIEGLAEAFRTQGRAVTVSREPGGTPLAEKLRELVLNDAMDALTESLLIFAARRDHLRNVIEPALARGDVVLCDRFTDATFAYQGAGRGFDLEVLSNLERMAQTGLAPDASLMREPDLTVWFDLAPDVAAQRLSTARVPDRFESQPAEFFARVARGYADRAAAAPQRFARIDAAQERHKVWQQLTSVFVRRGWLAIMVATQGGPR; from the coding sequence ATGTCCCGACCCGGTCTTTTCATCACGTTCGAGGGTATCGACGGCGCCGGCAAGTCCTCGCACATCGAGGGGCTGGCCGAGGCGTTCCGCACGCAGGGCAGGGCGGTCACCGTGAGCCGCGAGCCGGGCGGCACGCCGCTGGCCGAAAAGCTGCGCGAGCTGGTGCTGAACGACGCCATGGATGCGCTGACCGAATCGCTGCTCATCTTTGCTGCGCGGCGGGACCACCTGCGCAACGTGATCGAGCCCGCCCTGGCGCGCGGCGACGTGGTGCTGTGCGACCGCTTTACCGATGCCACCTTTGCCTACCAGGGCGCAGGGCGCGGCTTTGACCTGGAAGTGCTATCGAATCTGGAGCGCATGGCGCAGACGGGGCTTGCGCCAGATGCCAGTTTGATGCGTGAACCCGACCTGACGGTGTGGTTTGACCTGGCCCCCGATGTGGCTGCGCAGCGGCTGTCCACGGCCCGCGTGCCCGACCGGTTCGAGTCGCAGCCCGCAGAGTTCTTTGCCCGGGTGGCGCGCGGCTATGCCGACCGCGCCGCGGCCGCGCCCCAGCGGTTTGCCCGCATCGACGCCGCGCAGGAACGCCACAAGGTGTGGCAGCAGCTGACCAGCGTGTTCGTGCGCCGCGGCTGGCTGGCCATCATGGTGGCCACGCAGGGAGGCCCGCGATGA